In one window of Acidovorax sp. HDW3 DNA:
- a CDS encoding ABC transporter ATP-binding protein, protein MPAISFQSVCKTYATPRGAFTALHGVSLDIEEGEFFGLLGPNGAGKTTLISILAGLARASSGRVAVLGHDVQADFAAARQRLGIVPQEIVFDPFFNVRETLRLQSGYFGVKNNDVWIDELLESLGLADKAGANMRQLSGGMKRRVLVAQALVHKPPIIVLDEPTAGVDVELRQTLWQFVAQLNKQGHTVLLTTHYLEEAEALCGRIAMLKNGRVVALDSTTALLKSANANVLQFKTDAPLPPALAALARVTGRIVQLPTHDAAEIEAHLAALRQAGIAPEDVEIRRADLEDVFLQVMNAAPQEAA, encoded by the coding sequence ATGCCTGCGATCTCCTTTCAATCCGTCTGCAAAACCTACGCCACGCCTCGGGGTGCTTTTACTGCGCTGCACGGGGTGAGTCTGGACATCGAGGAGGGCGAGTTTTTCGGCCTGCTCGGACCCAACGGCGCCGGCAAAACCACCTTGATCAGCATCCTCGCCGGCCTGGCGCGCGCCAGCAGCGGGCGCGTGGCCGTGCTCGGGCACGACGTGCAGGCCGACTTTGCCGCCGCGCGCCAGCGCCTGGGCATCGTGCCGCAGGAAATCGTTTTTGACCCCTTTTTCAACGTGCGCGAGACGCTGCGCCTGCAGTCGGGCTACTTCGGCGTCAAAAACAACGACGTCTGGATCGACGAATTGCTTGAAAGCCTGGGCCTGGCCGACAAGGCGGGCGCCAATATGCGCCAGCTCTCGGGCGGCATGAAGCGGCGCGTGCTCGTGGCGCAGGCGCTGGTGCACAAGCCGCCCATCATCGTGCTCGATGAGCCCACCGCTGGCGTCGATGTGGAGCTGCGCCAGACGCTGTGGCAGTTCGTCGCCCAGCTCAACAAGCAGGGCCACACGGTGCTGCTCACCACCCATTACCTGGAGGAGGCCGAGGCCCTGTGCGGGCGCATTGCCATGCTCAAAAATGGCCGTGTGGTGGCGCTCGACAGCACGACGGCGCTGCTCAAAAGCGCCAACGCCAACGTGCTGCAGTTCAAGACCGACGCGCCGCTGCCGCCAGCGCTGGCGGCGCTGGCGCGGGTGACGGGGCGCATTGTGCAACTGCCCACGCACGACGCGGCCGAGATTGAAGCCCACCTGGCGGCGCTGCGCCAGGCCGGCATTGCGCCCGAGGATGTGGAAATTCGCCGCGCCGACCTCGAAGACGTGTTCTTGCAGGTGATGAACGCCGCGCCGCAGGAGGCCGCATGA
- the murA gene encoding UDP-N-acetylglucosamine 1-carboxyvinyltransferase, giving the protein MDKLLIRGGRPLQGEVTISGAKNAALPEMCAALLTAEPVHLINVPRLHDVRTMRRLLENMGVATETHGERGGMSFVAPDTLKPEAPYELVKTMRAAVLALGPLLARFGHARVSLPGGCAIGARPVDQHIKGLQAMGAHIVVEQGYMVASLPPGRTRLQGARITTDMVTVTGTENFLMAATLAEGETVLENAAQEPEITDLAEMLIAMGAQIEGHGTSRIRIQGVDKLHGCTHQVVADRIEAGTFLCAIAAAGGQATLHHARADHLDAVIDKLVEAGVQIDAQAEAIGVRSPGRAQLKAQSFRTTEYPGFPTDMQAQFMALNCVAQGTAVVAETIFENRFMHVSELARLGAHIAIDGRVATVTGGAQLSGATVMATDLRASASLVIAALVAAGETVVDRIYHLDRGYDAMEAKLRGLGADIERIST; this is encoded by the coding sequence ATGGACAAACTCCTGATTCGCGGTGGCCGCCCCTTGCAGGGCGAGGTCACCATCTCCGGCGCCAAGAACGCCGCCCTGCCCGAGATGTGCGCGGCGCTGCTCACCGCCGAGCCCGTGCATCTGATCAACGTGCCGCGCCTGCACGACGTGCGCACCATGCGCCGCCTGCTGGAAAACATGGGCGTGGCCACCGAGACGCACGGCGAGCGCGGCGGCATGAGCTTTGTCGCGCCCGATACCTTGAAGCCCGAGGCCCCCTACGAGCTCGTCAAAACCATGCGCGCCGCCGTGCTGGCGCTGGGGCCGCTGTTGGCACGCTTTGGCCATGCGCGGGTGTCGCTGCCCGGCGGCTGCGCGATTGGCGCGCGCCCGGTGGACCAGCACATCAAGGGCCTGCAGGCCATGGGCGCGCACATCGTCGTCGAGCAAGGCTATATGGTGGCCAGCCTGCCGCCGGGGCGCACGCGCTTGCAGGGCGCGCGCATCACCACCGACATGGTGACCGTCACCGGCACAGAAAACTTCCTCATGGCCGCCACCCTGGCCGAGGGCGAAACCGTGCTGGAAAACGCTGCCCAGGAGCCTGAAATTACCGACCTGGCCGAGATGCTGATCGCCATGGGCGCGCAGATCGAGGGCCACGGCACGAGCCGCATCCGCATCCAGGGCGTGGACAAGCTGCACGGCTGCACGCACCAGGTGGTGGCCGACCGCATCGAGGCCGGCACCTTCTTGTGCGCCATCGCCGCCGCCGGCGGGCAGGCCACGCTGCACCACGCCCGCGCCGACCACCTGGACGCCGTCATCGACAAGCTGGTAGAAGCCGGTGTGCAGATCGACGCCCAGGCTGAGGCCATTGGCGTGCGCAGCCCCGGCCGCGCGCAGCTCAAGGCGCAGAGCTTTCGCACCACCGAATACCCGGGCTTTCCGACCGACATGCAGGCGCAGTTCATGGCGCTCAACTGCGTGGCCCAGGGCACGGCGGTGGTGGCCGAAACCATTTTTGAAAACCGCTTCATGCACGTGAGCGAACTCGCGCGCCTGGGCGCACACATCGCCATCGACGGCCGCGTGGCCACGGTGACGGGGGGGGCGCAGCTCTCGGGCGCGACGGTGATGGCCACCGACCTGCGGGCATCGGCCAGCCTGGTGATCGCCGCCCTGGTGGCCGCAGGCGAAACCGTGGTCGATCGCATCTACCACCTCGACCGGGGCTACGACGCCATGGAGGCCAAGCTGCGCGGCCTGGGCGCGGACATTGAAAGGATCAGCACATGA
- a CDS encoding BolA family protein — protein sequence MTADDIKATISAHLPCDYITLEGDGRHWYAVIVSPEFEGKRAIQRHQRVYATLGDKMARDEVHALSMKTFTPAEWAAAQQG from the coding sequence ATGACCGCCGACGACATCAAAGCCACCATCAGCGCCCACCTGCCCTGCGACTACATCACCCTGGAGGGCGATGGCCGCCACTGGTACGCCGTCATCGTCTCGCCCGAATTCGAGGGCAAGCGCGCCATCCAGCGCCACCAGCGCGTGTACGCCACCCTGGGCGACAAGATGGCGCGCGACGAGGTGCACGCCCTGTCCATGAAGACTTTCACGCCGGCCGAATGGGCGGCAGCGCAGCAGGGCTGA
- a CDS encoding ABC transporter permease, giving the protein MTGWQTLFYKEVLRFWKVAFQTVAAPVLTAVLYLLIFSHVLEGSAKVYGSISYTAFLVPGLVMMSVLQNAFANSSSSLIQSKIMGNLVFVLLTPLSHWAWFAAYVGSSVLRGLLVGLGVFAVTLAFARPEFAAPLWIITFALLGAALLATLGVIAGLWADKFDQMASFQNFIVMPMTFLSGVFYSIHSLPPFWQQASRFNPFFYMIDGFRYGFFGRSDVSPWISLAIVASAWAAVSWLALRLLRTGYKIRH; this is encoded by the coding sequence ATGACCGGCTGGCAAACCCTGTTCTACAAAGAGGTGCTGCGCTTTTGGAAGGTCGCCTTCCAGACCGTGGCTGCGCCGGTGCTCACCGCCGTGCTCTACCTGCTGATCTTCAGCCACGTGCTCGAAGGCAGCGCCAAGGTGTACGGCAGCATCAGCTACACCGCCTTCCTGGTGCCCGGCCTGGTGATGATGAGCGTGCTGCAGAACGCCTTTGCCAACAGCTCGTCGAGCCTGATTCAGAGCAAGATCATGGGCAACCTGGTGTTCGTGCTGCTCACACCGCTGTCGCACTGGGCCTGGTTTGCGGCCTACGTCGGCTCGTCGGTGCTGCGCGGGCTGCTCGTGGGCCTGGGGGTGTTTGCCGTCACCCTGGCGTTTGCGCGGCCCGAATTTGCCGCGCCGCTGTGGATCATTACCTTTGCCCTGCTGGGCGCGGCGCTTTTGGCGACGCTGGGCGTCATCGCCGGCCTGTGGGCCGACAAGTTCGACCAGATGGCGTCGTTCCAGAACTTCATCGTCATGCCCATGACGTTTCTCTCGGGCGTGTTTTACTCCATTCACTCCCTGCCGCCGTTTTGGCAGCAGGCCAGCCGTTTCAACCCGTTTTTCTACATGATCGACGGCTTTCGCTACGGCTTTTTTGGCCGCAGCGACGTCTCGCCCTGGATCAGCCTGGCCATCGTCGCCAGCGCCTGGGCTGCGGTGAGCTGGCTGGCCCTGCGCCTGCTGCGCACCGGCTACAAAATCCGCCATTGA